One stretch of Enterobacter sp. RHBSTW-00994 DNA includes these proteins:
- a CDS encoding lysophospholipid acyltransferase family protein gives MSTLMSRINRVWRLAMTGFCFVLFGTGGLLLSLVWFNLLLVMQRDRAKRRRLARRSISASFRFFLTVARLTGVLDYRIDNLSALSEERGCLVVANHPTLIDYVILASVMPETDCLVKSALLRNPFVSGVIRAADYLINSEAETLLSSSQRRLAQGDTILIFPEGTRTRAGEAITLQRGAANIAVRCGSDLRVVLIHCSEHLLDKKSRWYDIPPNKPYFTVDVRERVNIHDFYDATQQEPALAARQLNRHLQHRLTSGLQSLSGINDASALS, from the coding sequence ATGAGCACCCTGATGAGCCGCATCAACAGGGTATGGCGTCTGGCAATGACCGGATTCTGCTTCGTGCTCTTTGGCACAGGCGGCCTGCTGCTCTCGCTGGTATGGTTCAACCTGCTGCTGGTTATGCAGCGCGATCGTGCGAAACGTCGTCGACTGGCACGACGTAGCATCTCCGCCAGCTTCCGCTTTTTCTTAACCGTTGCCCGCCTGACAGGTGTGCTGGATTACCGTATTGATAACCTCAGTGCATTGAGCGAAGAACGCGGTTGTCTGGTCGTGGCTAACCACCCGACGCTAATCGACTACGTGATCCTCGCATCGGTGATGCCAGAAACAGACTGCCTCGTGAAAAGTGCGCTGCTACGCAACCCCTTTGTCAGCGGCGTCATTCGCGCAGCGGATTACCTGATCAATAGCGAAGCGGAAACGCTGTTATCCTCAAGCCAGCGTCGGCTGGCACAGGGCGATACGATTTTGATTTTTCCGGAAGGCACGCGCACGCGCGCCGGAGAAGCCATCACGTTGCAACGCGGCGCGGCGAATATCGCCGTTCGTTGTGGCAGCGATCTGCGCGTGGTACTGATCCACTGCAGCGAGCATCTGCTCGATAAAAAAAGCCGGTGGTATGACATACCGCCAAACAAGCCCTATTTCACCGTGGATGTTCGTGAGCGGGTGAATATTCATGATTTTTACGATGCGACGCAACAAGAACCGGCGCTGGCGGCAAGGCAGTTAAACCGGCATCTGCAGCATCGATTAACATCAGGTCTTCAATCTTTGTCAGGAATTAATGATGCAAGCGCTCTATCTTGA
- a CDS encoding class I SAM-dependent methyltransferase — translation MYEKDSLSALDAITEAQRIAFAPMLFQTALCLRNSGVLAWLDKQGKQGSNLADITENSTLNEYGVSVLLDMGLSGRIVTYTEGRYYLAKVGHFLLHDTMTRVNMDFTQDVCYQGLFHLADSLKQEKPSGLSVFGDWPTIYPALSQLPAQAKESWFAFDHYYSDAAFDAALPYIFASSPTKLYDVGGNTGKWALRCCRYDENVAVTILDLPQQIALAQQNIANAGLSHRIGFHPVDMLSHAALPGEADIWWMSQFLDCFSPDQIVTMLGKIAQVMKPGAQLCIMELFWDAQKFEAASFSLNATSLYFTCIANGNSRFYSAEKFYHYLEMAGFRVTQRHDNLGVGHTLLVCQKNEQ, via the coding sequence ATGTACGAAAAGGACTCTCTCAGCGCGCTGGATGCCATCACTGAAGCGCAACGCATCGCCTTTGCACCGATGCTTTTTCAAACTGCGCTCTGTCTGCGTAACTCTGGTGTTCTGGCCTGGCTGGATAAGCAGGGAAAACAAGGCTCTAACCTTGCGGATATAACGGAAAACAGCACCCTGAATGAATATGGCGTCAGCGTGTTGCTGGACATGGGATTAAGCGGCCGGATCGTGACTTATACCGAGGGACGTTATTACCTGGCCAAGGTGGGGCATTTTTTACTCCACGATACCATGACCCGCGTAAATATGGATTTCACCCAGGATGTTTGCTATCAGGGGTTATTTCATCTCGCCGACTCCCTCAAGCAAGAAAAACCCTCAGGACTCAGCGTATTTGGCGACTGGCCAACCATTTATCCTGCGTTGTCACAATTACCCGCGCAGGCGAAAGAGAGCTGGTTTGCGTTTGATCATTACTATTCTGACGCCGCTTTCGATGCCGCATTGCCATATATATTCGCAAGCTCGCCAACAAAATTGTACGATGTAGGCGGTAATACGGGGAAATGGGCGCTGCGTTGCTGTCGGTATGATGAGAATGTCGCAGTCACCATCCTGGATTTGCCGCAACAAATCGCGCTGGCGCAGCAGAATATCGCAAATGCAGGTTTATCTCATCGCATTGGGTTCCATCCTGTCGATATGCTTAGCCATGCGGCGCTCCCTGGTGAGGCGGATATCTGGTGGATGAGTCAATTCCTGGACTGTTTCTCACCCGATCAGATTGTCACCATGCTCGGTAAAATTGCACAGGTTATGAAGCCCGGTGCGCAACTGTGCATTATGGAGCTGTTCTGGGACGCACAGAAATTTGAAGCGGCATCGTTTAGCCTTAACGCCACTTCGCTTTATTTCACCTGTATAGCGAATGGCAACAGCCGTTTTTACAGTGCAGAAAAATTTTATCACTACCTGGAAATGGCAGGATTCCGCGTAACACAGCGGCATGACAATCTTGGAGTGGGTCATACCTTACTGGTTTGTCAGAAAAATGAACAATAG
- a CDS encoding AI-2E family transporter, whose product MTSIQPDKAGLHILLKLASLVVILAGIHAAADIIVQLLLALFFAIVLNPLVTWFIRHGMKRTVAITLVVLVMLVVLTVLVGVLAASLSEFSTMLPAYNKELTRKALILQDSLPFLHMHMSPERMLQRMDSEKIMTFATTLMTGLSGAMASVLLLVMTVVFMLFEVRHVPYKLRFALNNPQIHIAGLHRALKGVSKYLALKTLLSLWTGVIIWLGLTFMGVQFALMWGVLAFLLNYVPNIGAVLSAVPPMVQAFLFNGIYECMLVGALFLIVHMVLGNILEPRMMGHRLGMSTLVVFLSLLVWGWLLGPVGMLLSVPLTSVCKIWMETTKGGSKLAILLGPGRPKSRLPG is encoded by the coding sequence ATGACATCCATTCAGCCCGACAAAGCGGGTTTACATATACTGCTTAAACTCGCCAGTCTGGTCGTGATCCTCGCCGGTATTCACGCCGCAGCGGATATTATTGTTCAGCTCTTGCTGGCACTATTTTTTGCTATCGTCCTCAACCCCTTAGTGACCTGGTTTATCCGTCACGGCATGAAGCGAACCGTTGCAATTACCCTTGTGGTGCTGGTGATGCTGGTCGTCCTCACCGTGTTGGTTGGCGTCCTCGCCGCCTCGCTCAGCGAATTCTCAACCATGCTGCCGGCGTACAACAAAGAACTAACCCGCAAGGCGCTGATTTTGCAGGACTCACTGCCCTTCCTGCATATGCATATGTCGCCCGAACGCATGTTGCAACGCATGGACTCCGAGAAAATCATGACCTTCGCCACGACGCTTATGACTGGCCTGTCCGGGGCGATGGCCAGCGTTCTGCTACTGGTGATGACCGTCGTCTTTATGTTGTTCGAAGTGCGTCACGTGCCCTATAAACTGCGTTTTGCACTGAATAATCCGCAGATCCATATCGCTGGCCTGCACCGTGCGCTGAAAGGCGTGTCTAAATACCTGGCCCTTAAAACGTTACTCAGCTTGTGGACTGGCGTCATTATCTGGCTGGGTCTGACATTCATGGGTGTACAGTTTGCACTGATGTGGGGCGTGCTGGCTTTTCTGCTGAATTATGTTCCGAATATCGGCGCGGTGCTCTCCGCCGTCCCCCCAATGGTTCAGGCGTTTCTGTTCAATGGTATCTATGAATGCATGTTGGTCGGTGCACTGTTCCTGATCGTGCACATGGTGCTGGGAAATATTCTTGAGCCCCGCATGATGGGTCATCGGCTGGGGATGTCGACGCTGGTAGTGTTTCTGTCATTATTGGTCTGGGGATGGCTACTGGGACCGGTCGGTATGTTGTTGTCAGTCCCGCTGACCAGTGTCTGTAAAATCTGGATGGAGACAACGAAGGGTGGCAGCAAACTGGCTATTTTGCTCGGCCCGGGCCGACCCAAAAGCCGGCTTCCCGGTTAA
- a CDS encoding glycosyltransferase family 2 protein, which yields MSLTFRPCVMIPCYNHGAMMASVLARLQPFNLHCLVVDDGSEESTRLELERLAQEQPQMTLIRLPQNSGKGVAVIRGLEACARAGYTHAVQVDADGQHAIEDIPQLLALAERHPESLISGQPVYDASIPRSRLYGRWITHVWVWIETLSLQLKDSMCGFRVYPVVPTLQLAQRVPLGKRMDFDTEVMVRLYWQGNTSYFLPTRVTYPLDGLSHFDALKDNVRISLMHTRLFFGMLPRIPSLLLRRRSQHWAKQQEVNGLWGMRLMLRVWQHLGRNAFTLLLWPVIAVYWLTARPARQASQQWIRRVKQRLAQQHMPVPPRLNSFFHFMRFGNAMLDKVASWRGELKMNRDVVFAPGAQEALDIDAPQGKLLLASHLGDVEACRALAQLDGSKTINALVFSENAQRFKQIMEEMAPQAGLHLMPVTDIGPETAIAIKEKLERGEWIAIVGDRIAVNPQRGGDWRVVWSTFMGQPAPFPQGPFILAAILRCPVLLIYALRQQDKLHIHCERFADPLILPRGERQQALQHTVERYAQRLEHYALMSPLDWFNFFDFWRLPDAKNKE from the coding sequence ATGTCGTTGACTTTCCGCCCCTGCGTGATGATCCCCTGCTACAACCACGGCGCGATGATGGCGAGCGTTCTGGCACGCCTGCAGCCGTTCAACCTGCACTGCCTGGTGGTCGATGACGGCAGCGAGGAGAGCACACGCCTGGAGCTTGAACGTCTGGCACAAGAACAGCCGCAAATGACCCTGATTCGCCTGCCGCAAAATAGCGGTAAAGGCGTGGCGGTGATTCGGGGCCTGGAAGCGTGTGCTCGCGCAGGTTATACCCATGCGGTGCAGGTGGATGCCGACGGCCAGCACGCCATTGAAGATATTCCGCAGTTGCTGGCACTGGCTGAACGCCACCCAGAATCGCTGATCTCCGGCCAGCCTGTTTATGACGCGTCTATCCCCCGTTCACGTTTGTATGGACGCTGGATCACCCACGTCTGGGTGTGGATAGAAACGCTGTCGTTGCAGTTGAAGGACAGCATGTGCGGTTTTCGTGTCTACCCCGTCGTGCCCACGCTGCAACTGGCGCAACGTGTGCCGCTCGGCAAGCGGATGGATTTTGATACCGAAGTGATGGTGCGTCTCTACTGGCAGGGCAATACCAGCTATTTTCTGCCAACCCGCGTCACCTATCCACTCGACGGCTTGTCGCATTTTGATGCCCTGAAGGACAACGTGCGTATCTCATTGATGCATACCCGCCTGTTCTTCGGCATGTTGCCGCGCATTCCGTCGCTGCTTTTGCGCCGTCGCAGCCAACACTGGGCAAAACAGCAGGAAGTGAACGGTTTGTGGGGCATGCGCCTGATGCTGCGCGTCTGGCAACACCTTGGACGTAACGCCTTTACCCTGCTGTTATGGCCGGTGATTGCGGTGTACTGGCTCACCGCTCGTCCGGCGCGACAAGCATCCCAGCAGTGGATCCGCCGCGTAAAACAGAGGCTGGCACAACAGCACATGCCTGTGCCACCGCGCCTGAACAGCTTTTTCCACTTCATGCGTTTCGGCAATGCCATGCTGGATAAAGTCGCTAGCTGGCGCGGCGAGCTGAAAATGAACCGGGATGTGGTATTCGCCCCCGGCGCACAGGAGGCTCTCGACATCGACGCGCCACAGGGAAAACTGCTGCTGGCATCTCATCTCGGTGATGTCGAGGCCTGCCGGGCGCTGGCGCAGCTTGATGGCAGTAAAACCATTAATGCCTTGGTATTCAGCGAAAACGCCCAGCGTTTTAAACAAATCATGGAAGAGATGGCCCCACAGGCCGGGCTTCATCTGATGCCTGTCACCGATATCGGGCCAGAAACGGCCATCGCCATTAAAGAAAAACTCGAACGGGGAGAGTGGATCGCCATCGTCGGTGATCGTATCGCCGTCAACCCACAACGCGGTGGCGACTGGCGCGTAGTGTGGAGTACGTTTATGGGCCAGCCCGCCCCTTTCCCGCAGGGGCCGTTTATTCTGGCCGCTATTCTGCGCTGCCCGGTGCTGTTGATTTACGCCCTGCGTCAGCAGGACAAGTTGCACATTCACTGCGAACGTTTTGCCGACCCGCTGATACTGCCGCGCGGCGAGCGTCAGCAAGCACTACAGCACACCGTCGAGCGCTACGCGCAACGGCTTGAACATTACGCCCTGATGTCGCCGCTCGACTGGTTTAATTTTTTCGATTTCTGGCGTCTGCCGGATGCCAAAAACAAGGAGTAA
- a CDS encoding beta-ketoacyl synthase chain length factor, with amino-acid sequence MKFSLNIIDWQARAPGLSDATEWQVWSRHSLIIDPTAAQAKLTDLPMMTARRLNSGSKLAVDCGLAMLRKHAIDAVVYTSRHGELERNYRILHALATEQAVSPTDFAMSVHNSAVGNLTIAARQPIVSSSLSAGRDTFQQGLCEVLSLLYAGYTRVLMVDFDGALPEFYHSTLPAPLPTWPYAMALVIEAGNTLSCETQRASPTEEPSLPQSLLFLQRYLRDEKHFHISGERLLWQWARA; translated from the coding sequence ATGAAATTTTCACTGAACATAATCGACTGGCAGGCCAGAGCGCCGGGTCTCAGCGATGCCACAGAGTGGCAGGTATGGTCACGCCATTCGCTAATCATCGATCCAACCGCTGCGCAGGCAAAATTGACCGACTTGCCGATGATGACCGCACGCCGCCTCAACTCCGGCAGTAAGCTGGCGGTTGATTGCGGTCTTGCCATGCTACGCAAACACGCCATTGATGCTGTCGTCTACACCAGCCGCCACGGCGAGCTGGAACGCAATTACCGTATCCTGCACGCACTGGCGACAGAACAGGCCGTTTCACCGACTGATTTTGCCATGTCAGTGCACAATTCCGCCGTGGGTAATCTGACCATTGCCGCGCGCCAGCCAATTGTCTCCTCCTCGCTTTCAGCCGGTCGGGATACTTTCCAGCAAGGTTTGTGCGAAGTCCTGAGCCTGCTGTACGCCGGTTACACCCGTGTATTGATGGTCGATTTCGATGGCGCACTGCCTGAGTTTTACCACTCTACACTGCCTGCCCCCCTGCCAACATGGCCCTACGCCATGGCACTGGTGATTGAAGCAGGTAATACACTGAGCTGCGAAACCCAACGCGCAAGCCCGACAGAAGAGCCTTCGCTGCCACAAAGTCTGCTGTTTTTGCAGCGCTACCTCCGGGATGAAAAGCATTTTCACATCTCCGGCGAACGTTTGCTGTGGCAATGGGCGCGCGCATGA
- a CDS encoding acyl carrier protein, with protein sequence MTEQETIYQEVSALLIKLFEITPEEITPEARLYEDLELDSIDAVDMIVHLQKKTGKKIKPETFKSVRTVQDVVDAVAQLLHEE encoded by the coding sequence ATGACTGAACAAGAAACCATTTATCAGGAAGTCTCTGCACTTCTGATTAAACTGTTCGAGATTACCCCTGAGGAGATCACCCCAGAGGCTCGCCTGTATGAAGATCTGGAGCTGGATAGCATCGACGCCGTCGACATGATTGTTCATCTTCAAAAGAAAACGGGCAAAAAAATCAAACCGGAAACCTTCAAGTCGGTGCGTACTGTCCAGGACGTTGTTGACGCCGTCGCTCAGCTTCTGCACGAAGAGTAA
- a CDS encoding thioesterase family protein yields MLTDPRFTTEVELTVPFHDVDMMGVVWHGNYFRYFEIAREALLNQFDYGYRQMKASGYVWPVVDTRVKYRDAVTFEQRIRVRAHIEEFENRLRIAYQIFDAKTGKRTTTGYTIQVAVEETSREMCFVSPAILFERMGVTP; encoded by the coding sequence GTGCTGACCGATCCCCGTTTTACGACGGAAGTAGAGCTGACCGTACCGTTTCACGACGTCGATATGATGGGCGTGGTCTGGCATGGTAACTATTTCCGCTATTTTGAGATTGCCCGCGAGGCACTGCTTAATCAGTTTGATTATGGCTATCGCCAGATGAAAGCCTCTGGCTATGTCTGGCCTGTGGTGGATACGCGAGTGAAATACCGCGATGCCGTCACCTTCGAGCAACGTATCCGTGTGCGAGCCCATATTGAAGAGTTCGAAAACCGTCTGCGCATCGCGTACCAGATTTTCGATGCAAAAACCGGAAAACGCACCACGACGGGTTACACCATTCAGGTTGCTGTTGAGGAGACAAGCCGTGAGATGTGTTTCGTCAGCCCGGCGATCCTCTTTGAACGTATGGGAGTGACGCCATGA
- a CDS encoding outer membrane lipoprotein carrier protein LolA, with translation MKWLPLLALLVSPFVSAVTLDELQQRFTGQPVVRAHFEQVRTIKDMPQPLRSQGEMLIARDNGLLWDQKAPFPMTLLLDDKRMVQAINGQPPQTITADNNPQMFQFNHLLRALFQADRRVLEENFRIDFKDLGAGRWSLVLTPTTTPLDKIFANMELGGATYLESIRLNDKQGDRTDIALSRHQLTPASLTHDERQRFAAP, from the coding sequence ATGAAGTGGCTACCGTTACTGGCCCTGCTGGTCAGCCCGTTCGTCAGCGCGGTCACGCTTGATGAGCTTCAGCAACGCTTTACCGGGCAGCCTGTCGTGCGGGCGCATTTCGAGCAGGTGCGCACTATCAAAGACATGCCGCAGCCGTTGCGCTCCCAGGGCGAGATGCTGATTGCCCGCGACAATGGGCTTCTGTGGGATCAAAAAGCCCCTTTCCCGATGACATTGTTGCTGGACGACAAACGGATGGTGCAAGCGATCAACGGTCAACCCCCCCAGACCATCACCGCCGACAACAACCCGCAGATGTTCCAGTTCAACCATCTGCTGCGTGCCCTGTTCCAGGCGGATCGCCGCGTGCTGGAAGAGAATTTCCGCATTGATTTTAAAGATCTCGGTGCGGGTCGCTGGTCACTGGTATTAACACCAACCACGACGCCACTGGACAAGATTTTTGCCAACATGGAGCTGGGGGGGGCAACCTACCTGGAATCCATCCGCCTGAACGATAAACAGGGCGATCGCACCGATATTGCCCTTTCACGCCACCAACTGACGCCCGCCAGCCTGACCCATGACGAACGCCAACGCTTTGCCGCACCGTAA
- a CDS encoding hydroxymyristoyl-ACP dehydratase, whose protein sequence is MKIHEIERHQAQPQHLEIVLHLDPALFWFQGHFAVQPLLPGVAQLDWVMHYATTLLAPEHRFHSIQNVKFQAPLLPESTVTLVLDWNSDRQILTFSYQRHDGDARHTASSGKIRLCR, encoded by the coding sequence ATGAAAATTCATGAAATCGAGCGCCACCAGGCACAACCGCAACACCTTGAGATTGTGTTGCATCTCGATCCCGCGTTGTTTTGGTTCCAGGGGCACTTTGCCGTACAGCCACTGTTGCCAGGCGTCGCCCAGCTTGACTGGGTGATGCACTATGCCACCACACTGCTGGCCCCGGAACATCGTTTTCACAGTATTCAGAACGTGAAATTTCAGGCGCCCTTGCTCCCGGAGAGCACAGTAACCTTAGTGCTCGACTGGAACAGTGACCGCCAGATCCTCACCTTTAGCTATCAGCGCCACGACGGCGATGCACGCCATACTGCCAGCAGCGGGAAAATTCGCCTATGTCGTTGA
- a CDS encoding acyl-CoA synthetase, with the protein MNNPLPLSQWLNAPRPDDTPIAWLDEHTWTLGQLRHDVTSLMQTLRQQEGERWALCFENSYLFIVALLASLHAGKTPVIPGHCRVSLLEEQKALFSGVLSDQALAFQGPRIVVNSARCNVTAFTPLPALDASCCVELFTSGSTGAPRRITKPVSSLDREASMLAARFGERLAGCRVVASVVPQHLYGLTFRIFLPMTLGLPLHAAMLYYAEQLAALSHDHRYMFVSSPAFLKRLDTQLTPPPVVMLLSAGGLLPWDEVSATHRWLNIWPDEIYGSTETGILAWRHRQEAAIAWQPFPEIAFHAEGETFRVTSPLIHEDAGLLLDDILHFDDNGSFTLAGRRGRVVKIEEKRISLNEIEQRLLALDGICEAAALPVTRGGRQGIGVLLVLNDDARQRLQHHGTKEQEFAWRRALLPWLEPVAVPRYWRIIDEMPVNSMNKRVYAQLQELFHENS; encoded by the coding sequence ATGAATAACCCCCTTCCGCTAAGCCAGTGGCTCAATGCGCCACGCCCTGACGACACGCCGATTGCCTGGCTGGACGAACACACCTGGACACTCGGTCAGTTGCGCCACGACGTTACGTCACTAATGCAGACCTTGCGCCAGCAGGAAGGCGAACGGTGGGCACTGTGTTTTGAAAACAGCTACCTGTTTATCGTAGCGCTACTGGCGTCGCTGCATGCGGGAAAAACGCCGGTCATTCCAGGGCACTGCCGCGTGTCATTGCTGGAAGAGCAAAAAGCGTTGTTCAGCGGCGTGCTGAGCGATCAAGCGCTGGCATTCCAGGGACCACGAATTGTGGTCAATTCCGCGCGTTGCAATGTCACCGCCTTTACGCCACTTCCGGCGCTGGATGCCTCTTGCTGCGTGGAACTCTTTACCTCTGGCTCCACTGGCGCACCACGACGAATAACCAAACCCGTCTCAAGCCTGGATCGTGAAGCCAGCATGCTGGCTGCCCGCTTTGGCGAACGTCTGGCGGGTTGCCGCGTTGTTGCATCGGTGGTTCCCCAGCATCTGTACGGCCTCACGTTCCGCATCTTTTTGCCCATGACGTTAGGTTTGCCGCTGCATGCTGCCATGCTCTATTACGCAGAACAGCTCGCCGCGCTAAGCCACGATCATCGCTATATGTTTGTCAGTAGCCCTGCGTTTCTGAAGCGGCTCGATACGCAGCTCACACCGCCTCCGGTGGTCATGCTGCTCTCTGCGGGTGGTCTGTTACCGTGGGATGAGGTCTCTGCAACCCATCGCTGGCTGAATATCTGGCCAGATGAAATTTACGGCAGCACCGAAACCGGTATCCTCGCCTGGCGACATCGTCAGGAAGCGGCGATCGCCTGGCAGCCTTTCCCCGAGATCGCATTCCATGCCGAAGGTGAAACCTTCCGCGTAACGTCACCGTTGATCCACGAAGACGCCGGTCTGCTACTTGACGATATCCTGCACTTTGACGATAACGGCAGTTTCACGCTGGCGGGTCGCCGTGGGCGGGTGGTGAAAATCGAAGAGAAACGCATTTCACTCAATGAAATCGAACAGCGTTTGCTGGCGCTGGACGGCATTTGTGAAGCGGCTGCGCTGCCGGTAACACGCGGTGGGCGTCAGGGGATTGGCGTCTTACTGGTGCTGAATGATGACGCCCGTCAGCGTCTGCAACACCACGGAACCAAAGAACAAGAGTTCGCATGGCGTCGGGCCTTACTGCCATGGCTTGAGCCTGTCGCGGTTCCGCGCTACTGGCGCATCATTGATGAGATGCCAGTTAACAGTATGAATAAGCGTGTCTATGCGCAGTTACAGGAGTTATTTCATGAAAATTCATGA
- a CDS encoding phosphopantetheine-binding protein produces MQALYLEIKNLIISTLNLDELTDADIDTEAALFGDGLGLDSIDALELGLAVKNQYGVVLSAESEEMRQHFYSVATLASFIHAQRA; encoded by the coding sequence ATGCAAGCGCTCTATCTTGAAATTAAGAATCTTATTATCTCTACGCTGAATCTGGACGAGCTTACCGACGCGGATATCGACACAGAAGCGGCGCTGTTTGGGGATGGCCTGGGTCTCGACTCCATCGATGCCCTCGAACTGGGTCTGGCAGTGAAAAACCAGTACGGCGTTGTATTATCAGCGGAAAGCGAAGAGATGCGTCAGCATTTCTACTCTGTTGCCACGCTGGCATCATTTATCCATGCCCAACGCGCCTGA